One window of the Magnolia sinica isolate HGM2019 chromosome 19, MsV1, whole genome shotgun sequence genome contains the following:
- the LOC131235203 gene encoding uncharacterized protein LOC131235203, producing the protein MPVGCPIKDHIRKMEQMISALRNVGCKLTENQKIITMHCSLPESWAQIKRILNHTDSITTFRDFCGHLVREVKMNAIQPVSAKAFVAETHKRKANNKRSKARKKAKKNNQEQKTTTPPPNLKKGNGKKKQKKTNIVCFVCGNSGHYARQCAHKKTAQQST; encoded by the exons ATGCCTGTTGGCTGCcctatcaaagatcatattcgtaagatggaaCAAATGATaagtgcccttaggaatgttgggtgtaaattaactgaaaatcagaagattataacCATGCActgttccttgcctgaatcttgggcccaaatcaaaagaattctaaaccatactgattctatcactacgttcagagacttttgtggccacttggtacgtgaggttaaaatgaatgcaattcagccagtttcggccaaggcctttgtagcagagacccataagcggaaagctaacaataaacggtccaaagctcgcaagaaggcgaagaagaataatcaagaacagaagaccacaacacctcctccaaatctcaagaaggggaatggaaagaagaagcagaaaaagacaaatatagtctgctttgtctgtggaaattccggccattatgctcggcagtgtgctcataaaaagacg gcgcaacaaagcacgtga
- the LOC131235204 gene encoding kinesin-like protein KIN-14I: MNILCRFQSKPAIILIAHGVNVDPEIQTLALNTGDALKPSMKVGPRQAIHAHEEIEALLTGRKLTTIVLFLDEMFKEITYNMASTVADAIKEVAGIIKLSAPSSFNIFESRKVVTGTKSPDLGNSECKVVTS, encoded by the exons ATGAACATTTTGTGCAGATTTCAAAGCAAACCCGCAATAATCCTGATAG CCCATGGGGTGAATGTTGATCCTGAAATCCAAACCCTTGCATTGAATACAGGGGATGCTCTGAAACCTTCTATGAAGGTTGGACCTAGGCAAGCAATTCATGCACATGAAGAGATTGAAGCTCTGTTGACTGGTAGAAAGCTTACGACCATAGTGCTTTTCTTGGATGAGATGTTTAAAGAAATTACATACAACATGGCATCAACTGTTGCTGATGCTATCAAG GAAGTCGCAGGGATCATCAAGCTTTCAGCACCATCTAGTTTCAATATATTTGAAAGCAGAAAAGTTGTCACTGGTACTAAATCACCTGACCTTGGCAACA GTGAGTGTAAGGTAGTGACCAGTTGA